Proteins from a single region of Nitrospirota bacterium:
- a CDS encoding 2Fe-2S iron-sulfur cluster binding domain-containing protein codes for MNVESMANEGESILDAAENCGVDLPHNCGGVCACSTCHVIIKEGMEKLTPKHEEEEDRLDMAENLTLDSRLGCQARIYGDIVVELPECTRKE; via the coding sequence ATGAATGTGGAAAGTATGGCTAATGAAGGAGAAAGCATTCTCGACGCCGCGGAAAATTGCGGAGTGGACCTTCCCCATAACTGCGGCGGGGTCTGTGCCTGTTCAACCTGCCATGTGATCATCAAAGAGGGAATGGAAAAGCTGACTCCGAAACACGAAGAAGAGGAAGACCGTCTTGATATGGCGGAAAATCTGACGCTCGACTCACGGTTAGGATGCCAGGCAAGAATTTATGGCGATATTGTCGTGGAATTGCCGGAATGCACCCGGAAGGAGTAA
- the iscX gene encoding Fe-S cluster assembly protein IscX, whose amino-acid sequence MEWSNIEDIAILLAEKFPNTDPLTVRFTEMHKSIVSLPGFTGDPMKSNEKILEAIQMAWHEEYQDAHQ is encoded by the coding sequence ATGGAATGGAGTAACATCGAAGATATTGCCATTTTGTTGGCAGAAAAATTTCCGAATACCGATCCGCTGACCGTCCGGTTTACGGAGATGCACAAATCGATCGTCAGCCTTCCCGGTTTTACGGGCGATCCGATGAAATCAAACGAAAAAATTCTGGAAGCGATCCAGATGGCCTGGCACGAAGAATACCAGGACGCGCATCAATAA
- a CDS encoding DsrE family protein encodes MNHSEKKPLHIIVLVKEDPFQSPRAVEAIRMALGLGSGINRVDIILMGQAPYLLTEERDKIADFDTLEKYISNFEDAEQPFFVEETFLKEHPEFDTIYPYEPVSREKIAEKMAQGDRFLIF; translated from the coding sequence ATGAATCACTCTGAAAAAAAGCCGCTCCATATCATTGTTCTCGTCAAAGAGGACCCCTTTCAATCGCCAAGAGCTGTAGAAGCCATTCGTATGGCACTGGGCCTGGGGAGCGGAATAAACCGCGTCGACATTATTTTAATGGGACAGGCCCCTTATCTTTTAACAGAAGAAAGGGATAAAATCGCCGATTTTGACACGCTCGAAAAATACATTTCTAATTTCGAAGACGCTGAACAGCCGTTTTTTGTAGAAGAGACTTTTTTAAAAGAACACCCGGAATTTGATACGATTTATCCTTACGAACCGGTTTCCAGAGAAAAAATCGCCGAAAAAATGGCGCAAGGAGACCGGTTTTTAATATTTTGA
- a CDS encoding DsrE family protein, which produces MQKKMAIVLTTKPEDPGTKTTLEVARTALDKKIDVYLYVTDDGVYNLKNDSLFDLKKQGAKLFVCAYGCQNRNIPIDDPRATYCGLVILSTLMEGTDRFFSLN; this is translated from the coding sequence ATGCAGAAAAAGATGGCCATCGTTCTGACAACCAAACCCGAAGATCCCGGTACAAAAACCACGCTTGAAGTGGCCAGAACCGCTCTCGATAAAAAGATCGATGTCTATTTATATGTCACGGATGACGGGGTTTATAATTTAAAAAATGACTCCCTCTTTGATCTGAAAAAACAGGGGGCAAAACTGTTTGTCTGCGCTTACGGCTGTCAAAACCGGAACATCCCGATCGACGACCCCCGGGCGACTTACTGCGGTTTGGTGATTTTGTCGACTTTGATGGAGGGGACGGACAGATTCTTCTCCCTCAATTAA
- a CDS encoding cysteine desulfurase, giving the protein MFRVTFSFEDCQSSIVAQTNKTKRRITIKSIYLDYLSAASILPEAYEGMLPYLSESHGNPQSLHAWGKEAREAVEAARREVALLIGADSGEIYFTSSGSESNNWVVKGVSSFFRKKGNHIMTSAVEHVSLTNPLRTLMTQGFAVTFLPVDASGRMNPDDIERNITERSLLLTFHHAQSEIGTIQPVKDLGEIARKSNLLFHLDGVAAAGLIPVDVKTLGVDFYTLSAQSVYGPKGIAALYIKKGRRLDRLIEGGNQEEGRRAGLENVPGIVGFGIAARHAREHLAERRASLCARRDRLIQGILSAVAGCHLTGDPVHRLPHHASFYFEGIEGEALVLLLAREGVAAATGSSCVSGAVKPPSVLTALGIPPVQARGSLVLTLGWKTTDEEIKEAVPIIAKSVEKLRRLNP; this is encoded by the coding sequence ATTTTTAGAGTAACATTCAGTTTTGAGGATTGTCAATCCTCTATCGTCGCGCAGACCAATAAAACTAAAAGGAGAATTACCATTAAAAGTATCTATCTGGATTATCTCAGTGCGGCTTCCATACTTCCTGAAGCTTATGAAGGGATGCTTCCCTATTTATCGGAGTCGCACGGAAACCCTCAGAGCCTCCATGCATGGGGAAAAGAGGCCCGTGAGGCGGTTGAAGCCGCGCGGAGGGAAGTGGCCCTTTTAATCGGGGCAGATTCCGGCGAAATTTACTTTACCTCCTCCGGATCCGAATCGAACAATTGGGTCGTTAAAGGGGTCTCTTCCTTTTTTAGAAAAAAGGGGAATCACATCATGACCAGTGCTGTTGAGCATGTATCGCTGACCAATCCTCTCAGGACTTTGATGACACAGGGATTCGCGGTGACCTTTCTCCCGGTCGATGCCTCAGGCCGGATGAACCCGGACGACATTGAAAGAAATATCACCGAGCGAAGCCTTTTATTGACCTTTCATCATGCGCAAAGTGAAATCGGAACGATTCAGCCGGTCAAAGACCTCGGTGAAATCGCGCGAAAATCCAATCTTTTGTTTCATCTGGACGGCGTGGCCGCGGCGGGCTTGATCCCGGTGGATGTCAAAACCCTCGGGGTTGATTTTTACACCCTCTCCGCTCAATCGGTTTATGGTCCAAAAGGGATTGCCGCGCTTTATATCAAAAAGGGGAGACGGCTGGACCGGTTAATCGAAGGGGGAAACCAGGAAGAGGGACGGCGCGCAGGTTTGGAAAATGTTCCCGGGATTGTGGGATTCGGGATCGCCGCGCGTCATGCCAGAGAACATCTGGCCGAACGCCGGGCCTCCCTGTGCGCCAGGAGAGATCGCCTGATCCAGGGGATTTTGAGCGCTGTTGCGGGATGTCACCTGACGGGAGACCCGGTTCACCGCCTGCCTCACCACGCCAGTTTTTATTTCGAAGGGATCGAAGGGGAAGCGCTCGTTCTTTTACTGGCCAGGGAAGGCGTTGCCGCGGCCACCGGTTCCAGCTGCGTTTCCGGAGCGGTCAAGCCCCCTTCCGTGTTAACGGCGTTGGGAATACCGCCGGTTCAGGCGAGAGGGTCGCTCGTTTTAACGCTGGGATGGAAGACGACCGATGAAGAGATCAAAGAAGCCGTTCCTATCATTGCGAAATCTGTTGAAAAGTTAAGAAGACTTAACCCCTAA
- the gltX gene encoding glutamate--tRNA ligase has protein sequence MSDVRVRFAPSPTGYLHIGGVRTALFNWLFARHHKGKLILRIEDTDQSRSTDESIRAIIDGMKWLGLDWDEGPFRQTERMALYHQHADRLLAEGKAYRCYCLPEELEERRKAALAAGKTPKYDGRCRELTKPIEGRPAALRFKAPHEGETVIEDLVKGKVTFDRQQLDDLIIIRSDGWPTYNFCVVVDDALMNITHVIRGDDHLNNTPRQIPMFEAFNYPVPKFAHLSMILGPDKARLSKRHGATSIMEYKKMGFLPEAMMNYLVRLGWSYKDQEVFSLNELIGLFSFESVGSSAAVFNPEKLLWLNAHYLKTGDPDRFAHLMHSQMHDLGLIDGVKIEETKLKEIYNSLRERSRDLNELVYSAIGYFVDEIQIESEARKKLGPEAMGLLKEIREKLAPLPMEHEPLEKMFKEVMAKTGKKMGEVAQPLRIALTGKTVSPGIYDVLRLLGKERALLRIDRAVQLLSP, from the coding sequence ATGTCTGACGTAAGAGTAAGGTTTGCCCCCAGCCCCACCGGCTATTTGCATATCGGCGGTGTCAGGACCGCCCTGTTTAACTGGCTTTTTGCCCGCCACCATAAAGGGAAATTGATCTTACGGATTGAAGATACCGACCAGAGCCGGTCGACCGACGAGTCGATTCGGGCGATAATCGACGGAATGAAATGGCTGGGTCTCGATTGGGACGAAGGCCCTTTTCGTCAAACCGAACGGATGGCCCTTTATCATCAACATGCCGACCGGCTGTTAGCCGAAGGGAAGGCCTACCGTTGTTATTGCCTCCCCGAAGAACTCGAAGAGCGGAGAAAAGCGGCATTGGCCGCGGGTAAAACGCCGAAGTACGACGGCCGGTGCCGGGAATTGACAAAACCAATCGAAGGCCGCCCTGCCGCTCTCCGGTTCAAGGCGCCTCATGAGGGTGAAACGGTTATTGAAGACCTGGTTAAAGGGAAAGTGACCTTTGACAGACAACAGCTGGACGACCTGATTATTATCCGATCAGATGGCTGGCCCACCTATAATTTTTGCGTGGTGGTTGACGACGCCTTGATGAACATCACTCATGTCATCCGGGGAGACGATCATTTAAACAACACACCCCGGCAGATTCCGATGTTTGAAGCTTTTAACTATCCGGTTCCAAAATTCGCCCATCTCTCCATGATTTTGGGACCGGACAAAGCCAGGCTTTCGAAACGGCATGGCGCGACTTCGATTATGGAATATAAAAAGATGGGGTTTCTCCCCGAGGCAATGATGAACTACCTTGTCCGGCTCGGATGGTCCTATAAAGACCAGGAGGTTTTCAGTTTAAATGAATTGATTGGGCTTTTTTCGTTTGAATCGGTCGGCTCATCCGCCGCGGTGTTTAACCCGGAAAAACTCCTCTGGTTAAATGCCCATTATCTTAAAACCGGCGATCCCGACAGATTTGCTCATTTGATGCACAGTCAAATGCATGACCTGGGCTTAATCGACGGGGTAAAAATAGAAGAAACGAAACTTAAGGAGATTTATAACAGTCTAAGAGAACGCTCGCGGGATTTAAACGAATTGGTTTATTCGGCCATTGGTTATTTCGTCGACGAAATTCAAATCGAATCCGAGGCAAGAAAGAAACTGGGGCCGGAAGCGATGGGACTGCTAAAAGAAATTAGAGAAAAACTCGCTCCGCTCCCTATGGAACATGAACCTCTGGAAAAGATGTTTAAGGAGGTTATGGCGAAAACCGGAAAAAAGATGGGTGAAGTGGCCCAGCCGTTGCGGATTGCTTTGACCGGTAAAACCGTCAGCCCGGGAATTTATGATGTCCTTCGCCTGCTGGGGAAAGAAAGGGCCCTCCTTCGCATTGACCGGGCCGTTCAACTCCTCTCCCCCTGA
- a CDS encoding HAMP domain-containing protein translates to MDHKMRYSLRMKFVAVFCSFFFLQGILQSWFFIVREKSSLKEDLQQRGMALSKNLAYNSSYGVVVGDSDTLMGFLPGLIKEPDVSNIIIMGMDGKVLAHSQKDQIGKTLSDVPATKALSALTATAYEYRSDQGENYYDIISPVYTKNSENKIGVVRVELSLKSLEQKLRINLLLSLGLTASILLIGSCLAFLFIRKVIRPIEHMALLATKIADGDFTQTINVNSQDEIGVLGGAFAKMSGSLNSMVKNIREVTFNLAAASEQIKNNSLTIMEGAKNQSEKTETSTTSVIEMDSTIKEISANVEGLSLSAETTSSSILELSASFEEVAKTTANMVGSVDETAASIIEMNSAIKEVVQNIESLSGSAAQTMSSVQEINASVKEVENHAKDAASLSEKVTADAEQLGMTAIEKTINGMDKIKESVQTSVQVINKLGQRSTQIGKILTVIDQVTKQTNLLALNAAILAAQAGEQGKGFAVVANEIKNLADQTSGSTHEISQLISDVQKEVQEAIQAVQSGVGNVETGIQLSLNAREALKSILKSSNLSSTMANEIEKATGEQSRQIKQITQAIEQINGMILQISTATMQQKKGSDRILQNAEKMRDSTRGVQKSTQEQSKGSRQITDAMGEVTERVRHISNAIKEQKKGTEVFMGTMEGIRKVSKTSLQLSEEMSKTVEVLTSQTTILKNEVDRFKV, encoded by the coding sequence ATGGATCATAAAATGAGATACAGCCTCAGGATGAAATTTGTCGCGGTTTTTTGTTCCTTTTTTTTCCTTCAAGGGATACTGCAGAGCTGGTTTTTTATCGTCCGAGAAAAGTCTTCGTTAAAAGAAGACCTCCAACAGCGCGGAATGGCTCTTTCAAAAAATCTGGCTTATAACAGTTCTTACGGCGTGGTGGTCGGAGACAGCGACACGTTAATGGGATTTTTACCGGGACTGATCAAAGAGCCCGATGTGTCCAATATTATTATTATGGGTATGGATGGAAAAGTGTTGGCTCATTCTCAAAAAGATCAAATCGGCAAAACACTTTCGGATGTGCCAGCGACAAAAGCTCTCTCCGCGTTGACAGCCACAGCCTATGAATACCGTTCTGACCAGGGAGAAAACTATTACGATATTATTTCACCTGTCTACACAAAAAACTCAGAAAATAAAATCGGCGTCGTGCGGGTCGAATTGTCGCTAAAATCCCTTGAACAAAAACTTCGAATAAACCTCTTGTTGAGTTTGGGACTTACGGCTTCTATTCTTCTCATCGGGAGTTGTCTCGCTTTTTTATTTATCAGAAAGGTGATCAGGCCCATTGAACACATGGCTCTGCTCGCGACAAAAATTGCTGACGGAGATTTCACGCAAACGATAAACGTCAATTCTCAGGATGAAATTGGCGTGCTTGGCGGGGCCTTTGCTAAAATGTCAGGCAGTTTAAATTCAATGGTTAAAAATATTCGCGAGGTAACCTTTAACCTCGCGGCCGCCTCCGAACAGATAAAAAATAATTCTCTAACCATAATGGAAGGCGCTAAAAATCAATCGGAAAAGACCGAAACCTCCACCACCTCCGTCATCGAAATGGACTCCACAATCAAGGAAATTTCAGCCAATGTTGAAGGATTATCCCTTTCAGCCGAGACGACTTCTTCCTCCATCCTGGAACTATCGGCCTCTTTCGAAGAGGTCGCCAAAACAACCGCGAATATGGTCGGTTCCGTGGACGAAACCGCCGCTTCAATCATTGAAATGAACAGCGCGATTAAAGAGGTCGTCCAAAACATCGAGAGTCTTTCCGGTTCAGCGGCGCAAACCATGTCGTCGGTTCAGGAAATTAATGCCTCCGTCAAAGAGGTTGAAAATCACGCGAAAGATGCTGCCAGCCTCTCGGAAAAGGTCACCGCTGACGCGGAACAACTCGGGATGACGGCCATTGAAAAGACCATTAATGGAATGGATAAGATCAAAGAAAGCGTCCAGACCTCGGTGCAGGTCATTAATAAACTCGGACAAAGGTCAACCCAGATTGGCAAAATCCTCACCGTCATCGACCAGGTCACCAAACAAACAAACCTCCTGGCCCTCAATGCGGCAATTCTCGCCGCTCAGGCGGGGGAACAGGGAAAAGGTTTTGCCGTTGTCGCCAACGAAATAAAGAATCTGGCGGATCAGACCTCGGGATCGACCCATGAGATTTCGCAACTGATCAGTGATGTTCAAAAAGAGGTTCAGGAAGCCATTCAAGCCGTTCAATCAGGGGTTGGCAATGTTGAGACCGGCATTCAACTCTCATTAAACGCCCGGGAAGCGTTAAAAAGCATCTTAAAGAGTTCAAACCTCTCCAGTACCATGGCAAACGAAATTGAGAAAGCCACCGGTGAACAGTCCCGGCAAATCAAACAAATCACCCAGGCAATCGAACAGATCAACGGGATGATCTTGCAGATTTCAACCGCTACCATGCAGCAAAAAAAAGGGAGCGATAGAATTCTGCAAAATGCCGAAAAAATGCGGGATTCGACCCGGGGCGTTCAAAAATCGACTCAGGAGCAATCGAAAGGAAGCCGGCAGATCACAGACGCAATGGGAGAGGTCACTGAACGGGTTAGACACATTTCAAATGCGATAAAAGAACAAAAAAAAGGGACCGAGGTCTTTATGGGAACGATGGAAGGGATTAGAAAGGTTTCCAAGACCAGCCTTCAGCTTTCTGAAGAGATGAGTAAAACCGTGGAAGTCCTTACCTCGCAAACCACTATCCTGAAAAACGAAGTCGACCGTTTTAAAGTGTAG